The sequence CCATCTTAGCAATGGGAAAACCGagacagggaggttaagtaacttgtctaggGTCACATGGCTGGGAAATGGGAATATTAGCTATTGTTATGGTGAGTCTCACTTCATGAGGACCCATGTTCAGGGGCACCTGGGGTTGGTAGTGGCTGATCCCCTGAGAATGAGCATTTCACTCAGGGACTGTGTTCGAGCTGGAAAAACTTCGggctttctttcccatttccttgGCAGAATAGACGGTGTGTGTGTAGGCACCACCACCGGCTTCACCTGGTTCTggctaatgataataataatagctaacacataCGGAGCAgtcactttgtgccaggcacatgTCTTAACTCGTGATCTTCACAGCGATGCTGTGAAGTATCTTACAGTTAGATGCTGTGAAGTATCTTACAGTTAGATACTGTATCATTCCCATTTGctaaatgagtaaactgaggccagagagggtaagtaacttgcccagatcaCATTGCTAGCAAGTGACAGGgctagatttgaacccaggcagtctagcCTCCGAATTTACATGTGTAACCATCATGCTCTGCTAGCTGCTGGCCCCCTTTACCTCCGCTCTCCAAGAAGACCACTGGGGTGGGATGAGAGGTCCCAGCTGTGTTATAGGCCTCAAGGATCACCTCCCGGGCTTCTGAAGGCAGTTGGAAGGTACAGTTTAGCTCCGTGGTGTTGCAGAGCATTGGATCTGCCCCAGCCTGGTCTGAGGGTCTCAAGGAGACCAGGTACCCTTGGATCTGCCCGCTGTCTTCCTCCAGGGGCACTGGCTGCAGTGGGCATAGGGGGAAAAAGATAAGGGGATGCCCAACTCATCTGGAGTGGGGGAGAGCTTCTAGATGGGGTGGCCATGTCCCAAGGACTAAGCCCCCCAGGCTGGGAGCCAGCCCTCCTCCCTCTGTGCCAGGTcctaggaaggagggaaggaaaaagcaaGTCGGTGTATGCAGCAGGCAGCAAACTAGATGAGTCCTCCACTGTAGTCTCTCCAGAAGGGCCCTACCCAGCTTCCTACCCAGGCACATGCAAAGTGAGTGCAAATCACCTACAAATGCATCCAAGCCTCGGAAACCTGTTGGGGTCCTGAGCCCCAGCTTGCAGGGGTCTGTTTGGGTTGAAAGAGGTGGAGGGATGGCGTTCAGAGGGGGTTACCTGCCAGAACAGCTGCACGTCCACCGTCCTGGGGTCCAGCTGCCTCTGCCGCCACCATGTGTCCATTCTGACAGTGGGGGCTGTGGGTGGAGCAGGAAGAGAGGGTCAGGGAGGGCCCTGGAGGCCAGACTGGGTCCTGATGGTCGCTCCCAGCCTGTCACCACCCACTTACCCCGTTGTGTGGTGGTCAGCTCCAGGCTGGGGCTCCAGTTGCTCCAGTGGCCAGGCAGGCGCCAGCGGGTGCAGCGCATCTGCAGGGCGTAGGCTGTGGATGGGAGGAGCCCGCATAGCTCATACTGGAgggtcctggagggcagggcgcccacctggtggggggtgtgtgtggctCTGAGCCTGGATCTCTGTGCCCTTCGATGCCAGCTCAACTTACCCTGCCCTCAGCCAGCCCCACCCCAGTCTCCTGAGGTTGCCCTCCGCCTCACCAGGTCCCAGCTGGCTTCTCCAAGCAGAGGCTGGTGGCGCAGCTCACACTTCTGATCTATGTGTAGGCTTGGCTTCCAGGTCTCCCAGCGCAACCTCAGGCAGCCTGGCTGGGGCGGGGCCACCTCAGGGCTGGGCCCCAGGGCCCACAGTGTGGGGGGCTCCAGTTTCACTGCAAAGAGAGGTGTAGTCAGACCCCTTCTCTGATCAGTCCTATCGGGCTCTATCCTAGCTTCCACTTGTCTCCCTGTCTGTGGTTCCATTTCTTCTCTGGGTCTCCATTTATGGGATCTCtgtgtctttctgtttctctctgtgtctcttcatcTCTGTGTCATCCTGTTTCTGCAGGTCTGTCTCtgtatatgtgtctgtttctctctctgtttcatactcttgccccagggcctttgcactggttgttctctctgcctggagcacTTACCTTCCGGATATCCAGTGGCTTGCTCCCTCATTTCCTCCAAGGAtcttctcaaatgtcaccttctcagtgaggccttccctgaccaccttccTGAAATAGTAATAGCCCCCTCTCCCCGTCGCGTCCCCCTGCTCAATTTCCTCCTCATGCTTGCCGTTACCCGACATTCTATTTTGTCTATTTTGCCCACTAGAATGTAACATTTCAGGGGCAAggtttttgcctttttgtttactgccatatccccagcacctagaacagcgcCTAGTGCAGAGTGGGCACTTCAAGAAATTTGCGGAAAGAATTAATGAGTGTATCTCTTTGCCTCTGTGTTTCTTCCGCGTCCTTGTCTGGGTCTCCACAGCTCTGTCTACGACTGCAtccactttgtttttctctctcctccttctctacCTCTAGATCTTGCAGCGTCTCATTGCCTGTCGCTGGGTCTGTGTTTCCCTCCCCGTGCCTCTCTGTGTCCGCCCATGGTGGGggccgctcccctcccccacactcaGTGTCACCCACCGACGTCCATGGGGACAAGGCACAGCTTCGGGGACACGCTGGTTCCCAGCGCGTTCTTGGCCTGCACCCAGATGCCCATGTTCTGGTACAGCTGTAGGTGTTTGCGGGGGATGGAGCAGTGGCTCTGCCCGTCCTCAGGCACACAGTCCGGGATGGAGTCCTCCCGGCTCTGACAGTTGCCCCGGCTCCTGCCAACGGACCAGGCTTGGGTGTCAGGCGGGGGAAGAAAGAGaggctcccttctccctcccgtCTCTGGCTCTCGCTCCCCACCCCTACAGTCCTACCCATGCTCTGTCCCAGGACCCAAAGGAATGGGGGCTGGCGTAGAGAGCCCTACTCACTTGAAGCTCTTCAGGGTGAAGTTGGTGGACAGGTGGGTGTTAGGGCCTGGCTCCCACTGGCAGGTGAGGCTGTTGGTTGTGAGGTTCATGAGGCAGGACAGGTTGTGGGGTGTGGCGGGAGGGTCTGTgtatggggtggggagagtgagggCTTCAGGTAAGACCACTCAGAAAACTCCTACTGGGACCACTTGGCCTCGTTTCCTTGCCCTGGGTCATTCCCTTGTCTCCATGCAGGGTGACCCCAGAGGGGCAGCCCTGGGGGAAGCTAAGTTACAGGCACATACAGGGATAAGTACCACAGAGTCTCCAACCCTCTCAACTCTGTCCCCTTTGACAGTAACAGTGTAGCATCTGGTTTTCATCCTGGTTCTGCCattcattagctgtgtgatcttgaagtCACCTAAcggctctgtgcctcagtctcctcatctggaaaatgggggtaATGGTAATGTACCTACCCCCTAGGGTTCTTGTGAGGGCTGAGTGACTTACTATGTATGCAGTGCTCGGAGCAGTGCCTGGCGTATAGTGAGTGCTCTGTGGTGTTAGCTTTCACTGTTGTTGATTCTTAAATGAGAACCTtggtctttctttgtttttagttatGCATTGGCTTGGCCCAAATCCATCCTTCTCAGTTTGAACAGAAGGCTGAGACTGGGGTAGGGGAGAAGCTGGGAGCAAGCCCAGCTCATAGAGAACATCCTCCCTGGAGACACTCTCCTATGGCTGAGGGCTTGGGCTTACTCGGCAGCCATATGGTGTAGTGGTTACTATACTGGCTTTCGAGCCCCACTGCCTGTTATAAATCTTGGCTCCATCCTTATTAGTTTGTGACCTTTAGCATGTCACTTACCCTCCccgagcctcggtttccccatctgcaaaatggggctaaATAACACTACCCACTGGTAgggaagatgacatgatattgtGCCTTTAAAGTGCTTCTTGAGCAAGAGCTTAAGAAAGAATAGTTCTTATTAGTATTGGCAGGAGGGCATTGGAGGCAGAGTGGGTGGATGGCTGCAGGGACTCACAGCCTGCCTGTAGCTCAGCCTGGTCCAGGATCTGCAGGCTGTTGCCCCAGTGCAGGCAGCAGGAGAGAAGGGCCCGAGAGCGGTTGAGGTGGGGCAAGGTGATGGTGGACTGCAGGGTCCCATTTGGCAGGTACTGCTGCCTCTCCCCGGGCTGAAGCTCTGCTTCCAACTTCCATACAATGTGCGATTCCGAGTCCAGGCGGCTGCAGTTCTGGCTGATGGTGCAGGAGGCTGTGATTGGATCCCCCAGGCGGACGATGGGGGCTGAGAGGCTGATGTGCCCGCACTGCTCCAGGCCTGGGGTGGAAGAGAAGGGGCCGTAAGTGACTCCTCtgcctggcagagctgggctcctAGACTCAGTACCCCTAGACTCTGTGCCGTTACCTTCATGCTTTACCTCCCAAGATGTGTCACTGGAATGGGGAGGATGTGTATGGGGACCGTGAGAGGCTCTGGGGGTGAGATCAAGATAGCGGTGTGTGGGTAAATGTTTATCAGCTGGCtatacagagagagacagatcCTGGTTTGTAGCCTGGGCTGCTTTCcctggtgtaaatattcccaccgtGGCTGATTGCAAGCTACCAGTGTGACATCACTGAATGTGAACCCGGGAAGAGATGTACACAGTCAGCGCTTGCAAGCCAACCCCAGCACGCCACCAGATGGGAGATTACTCCCCTCCCCAGCAGTGGTGAAACAATGGTTAGAATGATAAGAACCCCACAGCCACAGCAATCTTTTCAGATTTCAAATCTGTTACCCCATCTTGATTATAGCACTTCAATGGTACGTTATTCCTCTGAAAGGCAGTATGGTATGTGGGTAAGAGCATGGATGTTGGAACTAGACTGCCTAGGTTTAGAGCCTGGTTCTATTGCTTATTAATTATGTGACCTTGATGTGTCACTGagactttctgtgcctcagttttctcatctgtaaaatggggataaaaaagtCCCTACCTTAGTTTTGCTGGAAGGATTAGATGTGAGAACACATGTAaggcacttagaatagtgcctgtcATGTAAATATTTGCTGCCGTGATTAGGATAAAGACTCAGATCCTTCTCACAGCCCTTGTGGCCTGGGCCCTGCCTAGCCCTCCTTGTTCCAGCTCAGACCATCCTTTTCCAGCTCCCATCACTCTGGCCTTCTTGCTATTTCTTGAAAGCGCCATGCTCCCTCCAATCTCCGGATCTTTGTACCTGCTGATCCTTTTGGAGGTGCTCCTTTgcttctctcccacccctccttcaCCTGGTTAACATTTAGGCGTCTTGCGGGGAACCAGACCTGAACCTGGTCAGGTTCTGACCAACCAGACCAGGCCAAGCCCCTTGAACTTTCCCAAAGCTCTTATTGTCCTTCATAATTATGTAGTCATGtgattatttgcttgtttgtccCCCAAACTAGACCATGGGTTTTGTGAGGCCAGAGACCTTGGGTGTTTCACTCATTGCTGCATTCCCAGCACCTAGCCCAGAGCAGGCCCTTGGTGGATACATGTGGAATAAATGAGTAAGCACTGCACTTTGCCCACGatgccttctctcctctcccaggtGTTCTTCAGCCCATTTTGCTGATGGGGATGCTGAGCCCTTAAGAGGAGGAGCAATTTGTTTAGGGTCACAGAGCAAGTTCATGGAGGCTTGTACTACTCCACAGACTCAGAATTTCAGACTAGAAGGAAACTTGCCAACTGTTCACTTCAAAACTCCACATGATACTGAGTCCTCCACAGCAGGGCTAGGATGGCCTAGTTTCGTATGGCCTGCCAGCTAAGAACATTTTTTATATGTCTAAAGGGttgaaaaccaaaccaaacaaaaaccaaacaagaacatgcaacagagactgtatgtGGCCTGCAAAGCTGAACATTACATCAAAGTTTGCCGACCCCTGCTGTGCCTTGGCTTGCATACCCCCAGAGATGGGAGGCTCTCCACCTCTCAAGATAGAGTTTCCATAGTCTGGAGAGCTCTACctgggattctttttattttatttaatttatttattttttggccgtgccatgtggcatgcgggatcttaatttcATGaggagggatcaaacccatgccccctgcagtggaagcgtagagtcctaaccactggaccggcagggaattccctgggattCTATATTTCAGGATTAAAGCTGCCTCCTTACGTCTTCCACCCTGATCCCTTTGCTGCCCGTGAAGGCTGCACAGGACTCAGGGGTTCCTTCTGACAACACGGCACAGATTTGCAGGCAAGACCTTGGTCTACCCCACCTTCTCCGGGCTGGCCAGCCCAGGTCCTCTCACTTTTCCTCAGAGGTGGTGGTTTGCCTACAGAGGTCTATGCATGGGAGCCTGGCTACCCCACATCTGTGGCCCAGTTGATTCTTTTGGGATTCTCTGGGAGTCCCAGGAGCACTGTGGCAGTGCTGGGAAacgcctccctcctccacccccagcatctctccctgtgctcccccctcccctcggCACCCTCGCTCCTGGCCACACTCACTTCTGGGGAGCAGCAGGATGATCAGAGCGGCTCTCGCTAGGTTCCAGGCTCCCAGCCCCGCCATAGTGCCGGCTTGGTGCTCACCTGGAGGCAGAGGGGGATGGTTAAAGTCATGGGCTTCGGAGTCAGAGCTGAGCTTAGTCCTTGCTCTGCCACAGTGTGGCTTCGGCCAGGTTACTTTATCTCTCCGAGCCTAGTTTCATTGCAAAATTGAGGTAACAACAGCCTATACTGCATAGGGTTTTGGGGGGAGGACCCAAAATGATACAAGTCAAGGGCTTCacgcagggcctggcacataggagacgACTCTGTAAGTGACAGCCACTGTGATTATTCTATTTGCCTTCCAGGAGAGAGCAGGGAAAGGAGCCACAGGGAACAGTATTCTTCTCCACTTCCGTTCTGTCTTAGCTGGGTTTCCCCCACAAAGCAGAGGCTGAGATGAAGGCTTGCATGCAGGGAGTTTCTTTTGGGAAGGTTCCAGGAGCAGAGTGAGGGAGTGGGGAGAATGAAATGGGTAAGGAGGGAAAGCCAACACAAGGGTTCGTCATCAAGCCAGTCACATTTATGGACAACTGGGGCTCAGTCCTGCTGGAACCTTCCAAGGAGCCATGTAGAACACGCCTCAAGAACTGTCCACCCAAGGGACAATTCATCCCTTGGCTGGCTGAGAGAATGGGAACATTTATTCACCAGTTCCTGCCCCCCGTTGGTCAAGGGCTGTCCCTTGGTGTATTAATTCTCTGGCATGTCCATGTTGCACACGCATGAGTACCAGGCAGGTTCTCCTGGGTGAGCCATGCTCAAAGTCCTTTCCTCTGACGCTGGTGAATATCAGAGACGCTCCCTGGCAGAAAGGGACAACTCCACAGAGTAGCTGAGGACAGGTTACACCTTGGGAAGCTGGCTGCCGCAGAGATGGCTAAAGGTAAGGTGGGCTGGAGGATACCCCCAATTCTGGGCACAGACCTCTGGAGGCCTTCTGGGGCCAGGCATCCTGTGGTCATGGCGACAGTGCCCAGATGGAGGGAGCATTAGTTCCCTCTAATTAGTTCATTAGTCTCAGGAAGTATGCGTGGGTTTCTACCGCTGGGGTGGGCTTCCAGCCTTTCCACTCTGCTCCCACTGGGGTCTCGGGGCCAGACACCTGATCCTCCAGCACTAATTGACGCTCTTGGTGGCAGGTCAGTGGGAATCACCAGCCTGTACATACATGAACACATACATGTACGTGGTGTCTCAGCTGATCCCCTGTGCTCAGAAAGAATTAAactcctctcccttttctctccctccaagACAGAGGTGGGAATAAGAAATGCCCAGATACCCAAGGCTATTCCTGCCTGCCTGGGTCTTACTTAAACCCCTGGTCTGTCCTTATGTGTTGCAGTATCAGGACACCAGGTGAATGCTAGCCCATAAGTCACCTTTTTGCAAATCAAGAAAAAAGCGCCCCTTCCTCTGGATGAATGCAGCCCCACACTAGGACCTGGCAACTAGAGAACAGGCTGAATTTCAACCTCCGCTTGCTGGGCAGCTTTGTgcagtgagaaacctgcacaACTGTTCAGAGCACCCCAGTCTACCAATCAGTGGTTGGCAACTTTCTTCTTACAGCATGCCAGTATGATTATCCACCATGCACACTTGTTGGGGAAGATTTAGCCTCCTTGGCCCAGATTTTGGGACACTGGTGCCCATCTCCATGTATTTTTGATCATATCCCAGCCCTCCTGCCCAGCGAATTACCACTTCATCCCTCTCCATTGGCTCCTGTCCAGAGTGGGCAATGCAACCTCAAACCCCCAGGGGCCCAGGCATCCTCTCCCAGGGTTGCCAAGGGTTGGCACGTTTGGCATCGGTCCCTGGTCCCCCACGGCAGCCCTGGGTGCTCCCTACCCCAGCTGAGGGGGATCTGGGGCCAGGTAGAGCATGGTCTCACTCTCTGGGGGCCCAGCACTGAGTCAGACCACCTGGTCTGAAccccggctctgccacttaccagcttggtgaccttggacaagttacttcgcttttctgagcctcagttacccCATCTGTGAAAGAGGGATAACAATAGCACTCACTTCtcagggttgtggtgaggatgaaatgagatggtCCCTGATAAAAGCACTTAATATGGAGCCTGCAAAGAGGAAGCACTTAATAACCATGTTATTTTCACATGCCATAAAGCGGGACACCGCCTTGTGGAATCAGCATGGTTTAGTGCCTCCCTGCCCTGCTTACAGGCTGCGTGGTCACAGCCTCCTAGGACTGCCACCTTGCTTTTGTCCGTGTCACACTGCACGTTCCAAAGCCCCATTTCTGAGTCCCCTGCTCCTTGGCCCCCCAGTCTCCCCTCTTGCTCCAGCCATCTCGGCTCACTCTCTGGCCTCTCTCTGAGTCCCAGCACACCACGCTGGCCCCTGGGGTCACTGCATCACCCCCCACTCCTTtctgctttcctctcctttccctcccatCACATTCAGCCTTCTCCAGTTCACACCCCTCTCTCGCCTGTCCTTTCTACTCCCCTTCACGTGGATTCTTTCCATGGGAagagggttggggggaggaggaggctggcCACGAACAAAGGGAGAGGACTTCCCAGATGTGGTTCAGACAGAGGGAGACGGGCGGAAAAAGTAGGAAAGTGAGATACACAGACCAAAACGATGGAGAGAGACTCACAGAGATAAAGactgaggcaggagagagaaaagagccgGAGACAAGAATGCGGATACACAGAGACCGAGGCACTCAGAGGCCGAGAAGCAAGAGATACTCGAGATTTTAAGATTCAAGAGACAAAGGGAACCGTGAGAGACAAAaagagaagcacagagagactCTGAGACAGACAGAAGCTCAGAGGCATGGCAAGCCAGAGAGGGgctgaggaggaaagagagatggagagtgaAATAGACAGGGATGGAGAGTGAAATAGACAGGGATGGAGACCGAGAGCAGGTAAGACACAGGTTCTGAGAGAGAGACGGGGAGAGGGACAATGAGTATGCCCTTCACTGAGTCCAGCCCTTTCCTGAGCCCAGAACAGTGtcctcaaagagatatttgtctGTGACTTCCCCAATGCAAATAAAAGTAAGGGCACCCTGGGAAAAGTAACTCAGTGTCCAGGGCTCTTGATACCAAGGGACAAATCCTAAAGGCAGGAGCTCTgctcccaggccccctgcatatGCACGCCCTTGACAGAGGTGGGGGGAGCATAACTGGGACTCCAGGGTCCCCTCGAGCCCAAGACCCAGCCCTCCCTGGGGCTCCCCTACTCACGTTGGAGCCTGCGGCTGGGCGCCCGCCTGGCCTCCCTGGTCTCTGCTCTCCTCTTCAAGGCAAGTTCCTGAAAACAGCCACAGCCCGGCTGT comes from Delphinus delphis chromosome 1, mDelDel1.2, whole genome shotgun sequence and encodes:
- the CSF3R gene encoding granulocyte colony-stimulating factor receptor isoform X2 is translated as MAGLGAWNLARAALIILLLPRSLEQCGHISLSAPIVRLGDPITASCTISQNCSRLDSESHIVWKLEAELQPGERQQYLPNGTLQSTITLPHLNRSRALLSCCLHWGNSLQILDQAELQAGYPPATPHNLSCLMNLTTNSLTCQWEPGPNTHLSTNFTLKSFKSRGNCQSREDSIPDCVPEDGQSHCSIPRKHLQLYQNMGIWVQAKNALGTSVSPKLCLVPMDVVKLEPPTLWALGPSPEVAPPQPGCLRLRWETWKPSLHIDQKCELRHQPLLGEASWDLVGALPSRTLQYELCGLLPSTAYALQMRCTRWRLPGHWSNWSPSLELTTTQRAPTVRMDTWWRQRQLDPRTVDVQLFWQPVPLEEDSGQIQGYLVSLRPSDQAGADPMLCNTTELNCTFQLPSEAREVILEAYNTAGTSHPTPVVFLESGGPPLGRLHTVARDPHSLWVGWEPPSPQPRGYVIEWGLGPPSPSGSPKMWRMEHNGSIAGTLLQENIRPFQLYEITVTPLYQDTKGPSQHIYAYSQEMAPSHGPELHLRHIGKTWAQLEWAPEAPELGRSPLTHYTIFWTNAQDRSFSTVLNASSHSFVLRGLEPSSLYHVHLMAASQAWATNSTSLTLMTLALEESELHILLGLFGLLVLLICLCGATQLCCRPRKNPLWPSVPDPAHSSLGSWVPTITTEDTFQLPSLRDSSMPPITKITVLEEEEKKPGPWESNDSSGTCGLPSLVQAYVLQGDPRVPRIQPQPQSGTSDQVLYVQVLGSPTGPRPGHYLRCDSTQPLLGGLTPSPKSYENLWFQTSPLGTPEPLVPNPEDDCIFEPLFDFPLLQGLRVSGVEGLGGF
- the CSF3R gene encoding granulocyte colony-stimulating factor receptor isoform X1 translates to MAGLGAWNLARAALIILLLPRSLEQCGHISLSAPIVRLGDPITASCTISQNCSRLDSESHIVWKLEAELQPGERQQYLPNGTLQSTITLPHLNRSRALLSCCLHWGNSLQILDQAELQAGYPPATPHNLSCLMNLTTNSLTCQWEPGPNTHLSTNFTLKSFKSRGNCQSREDSIPDCVPEDGQSHCSIPRKHLQLYQNMGIWVQAKNALGTSVSPKLCLVPMDVVKLEPPTLWALGPSPEVAPPQPGCLRLRWETWKPSLHIDQKCELRHQPLLGEASWDLVGALPSRTLQYELCGLLPSTAYALQMRCTRWRLPGHWSNWSPSLELTTTQRAPTVRMDTWWRQRQLDPRTVDVQLFWQPVPLEEDSGQIQGYLVSLRPSDQAGADPMLCNTTELNCTFQLPSEAREVILEAYNTAGTSHPTPVVFLESGGPPLGRLHTVARDPHSLWVGWEPPSPQPRGYVIEWGLGPPSPSGSPKMWRMEHNGSIAGTLLQENIRPFQLYEITVTPLYQDTKGPSQHIYAYSQEMAPSHGPELHLRHIGKTWAQLEWAPEAPELGRSPLTHYTIFWTNAQDRSFSTVLNASSHSFVLRGLEPSSLYHVHLMAASQAWATNSTSLTLMTLALEESELHILLGLFGLLVLLICLCGATQLCCRPSRKNPLWPSVPDPAHSSLGSWVPTITTEDTFQLPSLRDSSMPPITKITVLEEEEKKPGPWESNDSSGTCGLPSLVQAYVLQGDPRVPRIQPQPQSGTSDQVLYVQVLGSPTGPRPGHYLRCDSTQPLLGGLTPSPKSYENLWFQTSPLGTPEPLVPNPEDDCIFEPLFDFPLLQGLRVSGVEGLGGF